Proteins co-encoded in one Saprospira grandis genomic window:
- a CDS encoding decarboxylase, which produces MNNKYIDLIQQTYDFPQGSFKVEDSHLWFNNIPLKELAQQFGTPLKLTYIPRIGEQVERARSYFHNAMQKHDYQQPYLYTYCTKSSHFAHVLDETLKHDAHIELSSAFDTEIVLRLLKQGKINKDTYVLCNGYKTPDYFAGIQRMIHAGLKNVIPILDCKSELRVYETFDAKEVQIGLRIATEEEPSFDLYTSRFGIRRTELLDFYRYRLHKHPKVKLKMLHFFIYTGISDTTYYWSELHKYIKLYVQMKQLCPGLEMLNIGGGLPIQNSLEFEYDYQYMIDELVGQLKNYCEEKNVPEPTLVSEFGSFTVGESGATIFKVLGTKRQNDREIWYIIDNSLISTLPDMWAEKQRFIMLPLNKWNVEYHRVILGGLTCDNDDYYKIISEDEELFLPSIEPDDVEPLYVGFFHTGAYQDSLSGYGGVHHCLIPSPKHLLVDVDEDGNIQYRLFAPEQRSEEVMKILGY; this is translated from the coding sequence TTGAATAACAAATATATAGACCTCATTCAGCAAACCTACGACTTCCCGCAAGGAAGCTTCAAAGTAGAAGATAGCCACCTCTGGTTCAATAATATCCCCCTCAAAGAATTGGCCCAGCAGTTTGGTACCCCGCTAAAATTGACCTATATCCCCCGCATCGGAGAACAGGTGGAAAGGGCCCGCAGCTATTTCCATAATGCCATGCAAAAACATGATTATCAGCAACCTTATCTCTATACCTATTGTACCAAAAGCTCGCATTTTGCTCATGTGCTCGACGAAACGCTTAAGCATGATGCTCATATCGAACTTTCTTCCGCTTTTGATACCGAAATCGTTCTCCGCCTCCTCAAACAAGGCAAAATCAATAAGGATACTTATGTCCTTTGCAATGGCTATAAAACACCCGATTATTTTGCCGGCATCCAACGAATGATCCATGCCGGCCTCAAAAATGTGATACCCATTCTCGACTGCAAAAGCGAACTCCGCGTCTATGAAACTTTTGACGCTAAAGAGGTCCAAATTGGCCTCCGTATCGCTACCGAAGAAGAACCCTCTTTCGATCTCTATACCTCCCGCTTCGGCATCCGCCGCACCGAATTACTCGATTTCTACCGCTATCGCCTGCATAAACACCCCAAAGTGAAGCTCAAAATGCTCCACTTTTTTATCTATACGGGCATTAGCGATACCACTTATTATTGGTCCGAATTACATAAGTATATTAAGCTCTATGTGCAAATGAAACAGCTTTGCCCCGGCCTCGAAATGCTCAATATCGGCGGTGGCCTCCCTATCCAAAATTCCCTAGAGTTCGAGTACGATTACCAATATATGATCGACGAATTGGTGGGCCAACTCAAAAATTATTGCGAAGAGAAAAATGTTCCCGAACCTACTCTGGTCTCCGAGTTTGGTAGCTTTACGGTAGGCGAAAGCGGCGCCACGATCTTTAAGGTCCTGGGCACCAAACGCCAAAATGATCGAGAAATCTGGTACATTATCGATAACTCCCTGATCTCTACCCTACCCGATATGTGGGCCGAAAAACAACGCTTTATTATGCTCCCCCTCAATAAATGGAATGTGGAGTACCATCGCGTGATCCTCGGCGGCCTGACCTGCGATAATGACGATTATTATAAGATTATTTCCGAAGATGAAGAGCTCTTCCTCCCTAGCATAGAACCCGATGATGTCGAACCCCTCTATGTCGGCTTTTTCCACACCGGCGCCTACCAAGATTCCCTCAGCGGCTATGGCGGCGTGCACCACTGCCTCATCCCCTCCCCAAAACACCTGCTCGTCGATGTCGATGAAGACGGAAATATCCAATACCGCCTCTTCGCCCCCGAACAACGATCAGAAGAAGTAATGAAAATTCTCGGTTACTAA
- a CDS encoding OmpA family protein — translation MQRIGKKLLLSLGFGLLLGGTSLSAQSVALKKAQDFYQKKLYKEAVLHFETALEEGAKEEADLLAQLAESYALCNELDKALAYYKKRILIAEGKENYYLPYARLLKTKKQLDAARSYLQRVPAKWAKEVKLELAALDFIKKESGSQPYFSVFSLDGINSKSADFAPLMHHGLLLFSSSRSVAVKKEGVTSWTNDAFNQYYYLPLDEQGQPTGQLQPLHKMPTKDINDAPMAYSPREDWLAISSNNYMDGLRPIPESGLMMDIYFYPMKKWNSWDHSQEQFFQHNSPLDNKTPYSTGQACFNKDGSALYFASNRPGGYGGFDLYVSFRTKNGWGRPQNLGPAVNTAGHELHPFLDSKGRLFFASDGQPGYGGLDLFTVERYEDGVKWGNLTNLGPNVNTAYDELSLYYDAEKEFGFFSSNRPGGQGHEDLYRLKLERPLPAREPRRFKPGDKLILVDIYQPKEVRLDNIKNDTLDQLVQDLLRQKEVVIQIYAHTDSKGSYRANLLLAEKRAKAAYEYLVSRGVDKKRIRYQGFGEKYLANNCKDGVRCSEDKHRANRRLEFIVIGRISDAGQYLQEYMPAIAVAEMDNPQDRPRITASTSNSSSRSSGGGSSRRKPERKSHYAIGDYIKVANIYYEHDKTAVDKNSPGLKELLKVLQDHPHVKLEIGSHTDATGSKSYNQRLSQQRANAVKNYLVAKGIPANRLVAKGYGESEILNHCKDGVRCSKAQHAVNRRTEFKVIGQSGFKYGDIIKVDNINYATNSAVLDKRDMRGLNEIVRILKANKISVEIRSHTDSRGSAKKNLDLSERRAKAVYDYLIEQGVSKFRLKYKGYGETLPLNKCKDGVPCSSKEHAVNRRTDFKVIGLK, via the coding sequence ATGCAGCGAATAGGAAAAAAGCTCTTGCTCAGTTTGGGCTTTGGGCTTTTGTTAGGAGGCACAAGCCTGTCGGCCCAAAGTGTAGCTTTGAAAAAGGCCCAAGATTTTTATCAGAAAAAACTTTATAAAGAGGCGGTTCTGCATTTTGAAACCGCCCTAGAAGAAGGGGCTAAAGAAGAGGCTGATCTATTGGCCCAGTTGGCAGAGTCTTATGCGCTTTGCAATGAGTTGGATAAGGCCTTGGCCTATTATAAAAAACGAATCTTAATCGCAGAGGGTAAAGAGAATTACTATTTGCCCTATGCCCGCCTACTCAAGACCAAAAAGCAGTTGGATGCTGCTCGTAGTTACTTGCAAAGGGTGCCCGCTAAATGGGCCAAGGAAGTAAAACTCGAGTTGGCCGCTCTTGACTTTATTAAAAAAGAGAGCGGTAGCCAACCCTATTTTTCAGTCTTTAGCTTGGATGGCATTAACAGCAAAAGTGCTGATTTTGCGCCTTTGATGCATCATGGCTTATTGTTGTTCTCTTCCTCTAGATCGGTGGCCGTAAAAAAGGAGGGCGTAACTTCTTGGACCAATGACGCCTTTAATCAATACTACTATTTGCCGCTAGATGAACAGGGGCAGCCAACAGGGCAGTTGCAGCCCTTGCATAAAATGCCGACTAAAGACATTAATGATGCCCCCATGGCCTACAGCCCCAGAGAGGATTGGCTGGCCATTAGTTCTAATAACTATATGGATGGCCTGCGGCCCATTCCAGAATCTGGTCTGATGATGGACATCTATTTTTATCCAATGAAAAAATGGAATAGTTGGGACCATAGTCAGGAGCAGTTTTTTCAACATAATTCTCCCTTAGATAATAAAACGCCTTATTCTACTGGCCAAGCTTGCTTTAATAAGGATGGTTCGGCCCTTTATTTTGCTTCTAACCGCCCAGGTGGCTATGGTGGCTTTGATCTCTATGTATCTTTTCGGACCAAAAACGGCTGGGGCCGCCCCCAAAACCTAGGGCCAGCCGTAAATACGGCAGGACATGAGTTGCATCCTTTTTTGGATAGCAAAGGCCGTTTGTTTTTTGCTTCGGATGGGCAGCCAGGCTATGGTGGTTTGGACCTTTTTACGGTAGAACGCTATGAAGATGGGGTGAAATGGGGAAATCTGACCAATTTAGGCCCTAATGTAAACACGGCCTATGATGAGCTCTCTCTTTATTATGATGCAGAAAAAGAGTTTGGCTTTTTTAGCTCTAACCGCCCAGGAGGGCAGGGGCATGAGGACCTTTACCGCTTAAAGTTAGAGCGGCCCTTGCCTGCCCGAGAACCTCGTCGCTTTAAGCCGGGCGACAAACTCATTTTGGTCGATATTTATCAGCCTAAAGAGGTGCGTTTGGATAATATCAAGAATGACACCTTGGACCAATTGGTGCAGGATCTTTTGCGGCAAAAAGAGGTGGTCATACAGATTTATGCGCATACTGATTCTAAGGGAAGTTATCGGGCCAATTTGCTTTTGGCAGAAAAGCGGGCCAAGGCAGCTTATGAGTACTTAGTAAGTCGGGGCGTAGATAAAAAACGTATTCGCTACCAAGGATTTGGAGAAAAGTACTTGGCCAATAATTGCAAGGATGGGGTGCGCTGTTCGGAAGATAAGCATCGGGCCAATAGACGATTAGAATTTATTGTGATTGGCCGAATTTCGGATGCGGGGCAATACTTACAGGAGTATATGCCAGCTATTGCCGTAGCTGAAATGGATAACCCTCAAGATCGGCCCAGAATTACAGCCAGTACGAGCAATAGTTCTTCTCGTTCTAGCGGAGGCGGTTCTTCTCGGAGAAAGCCAGAGCGCAAATCGCATTATGCGATTGGGGACTACATCAAGGTGGCCAATATTTACTATGAGCATGATAAAACGGCGGTAGACAAAAACTCTCCGGGCTTGAAAGAGTTGCTCAAAGTATTGCAGGACCATCCACATGTGAAATTAGAAATTGGTTCGCATACAGATGCCACGGGTTCTAAAAGCTACAATCAGCGATTATCGCAGCAGCGGGCCAATGCCGTAAAAAACTATTTGGTGGCCAAGGGGATTCCGGCCAATCGTTTAGTGGCTAAGGGCTATGGCGAATCCGAAATTTTGAATCATTGTAAGGATGGGGTTCGTTGTAGCAAAGCACAACATGCAGTCAATCGCCGGACCGAATTTAAGGTGATTGGGCAGTCTGGCTTTAAATATGGCGATATTATCAAGGTAGATAATATTAACTATGCGACCAACAGTGCTGTATTGGACAAAAGGGATATGCGTGGACTCAATGAGATTGTGCGTATTCTCAAGGCCAATAAAATTTCGGTGGAGATACGTTCGCATACCGATTCTAGAGGGTCTGCCAAAAAGAACCTGGACCTTTCTGAGCGCCGGGCCAAGGCGGTTTATGACTACTTAATTGAGCAAGGTGTGAGCAAATTCCGCTTAAAATATAAGGGCTATGGAGAGACTTTACCGCTCAATAAATGTAAGGATGGGGTGCCATGTAGCTCAAAAGAGCATGCGGTTAACCGTCGGACCGACTTTAAAGTTATTGGTTTGAAATAG
- a CDS encoding bifunctional cytochrome P450/NADPH--P450 reductase, translating into MKSPVSKPIPHPPIYPIVKSVLSLDIKRPVQSMMALAEKYGGIYRLEVPNDSLVIVSGLEYVQEFCDESRFDKKVFSALEKVRDLTGDGLFTAHTEEPNWGKAHRILTPAFGPHAMQDMFDKMYDVAEQLCVKLQRLGPDEPFNVPANMTRLTLDTIALCAFDYRFNSFYKNEMHPFVEAMLFILHEANQHMRRLPIMNRLMYKTKERYNKDIQYMYTVAHKILEQRRKAEEAEQVDDLLGRMLEGVDPETGEKLSDQNIIYQMVTFLIAGHETTSSMMAFTFYEMLKQPHILARVQAEVDEVVGQEKLQFHHLSQLKYMDMVIKECLRLWPIASGFNLRSFKDEQVGEYLIKPTDSIFIFLPSLHRAPIWGEDPKLFNPENFSPENEAKIPHSAYLPFGNGRRSCIGRPFAFQEAKLAIAMILQRFDISLADPNYELVLDETLTLKPDNYFLKFKKRPGFKPVENGPKVPASQSLKLKGGKQIYVQNKPLLYLAYGSNMGSSKKFIQQLAETAKVLGYQPSVHSLNEAKALMAQNKGHYVIITASYEGQPTHDAEDFVDWIMEQPEGSLNQVQYSLFGCGNSDWIHSYQAVPRKIDAQLKRLGAQPFLARGEGNAKQNFFASFNQWHDELWPALAKSLGQDAISPIKKKSYKVQLLHDWHAQTLGENDFVRAQLLSKKELVQQDSPFASSKIELQIEVPEGQSYQTGGYIDILPQNSPATIQRVLRHFQMQHDPYVKLESEEQSVALKLPLDQHIRLTDLLKYYVELQRPAGKKWLEEVLAQTRCPFSAQGLQQFIDQYESEVLQKNRSLLSIIEQFPGAKIDLGQFIRALPAMRPRTYSISSSVKQSADKASLVISCIKGAAWSGQGEYQGLASGYLSQLEEGQLLWLRFTPNLPNFPAPKSEDKLILIAAGTGIAPFRAFMQERSLEKNPEKAVFFYGCRAKEVDQLYAEEFAQWEKEGWLDLRPVYSKAPEKEGQTYVQHRLWADRDAFWAAWKAGAKIYICGDGEGMAPAVRQCLMDIYQEKAQATEAQALDWLMQIAGKDKRYFTDIFS; encoded by the coding sequence ATGAAGAGCCCAGTTTCTAAGCCCATTCCCCACCCGCCCATCTACCCCATTGTAAAAAGTGTTCTTAGTTTAGACATCAAGCGGCCCGTACAAAGTATGATGGCTTTGGCAGAAAAATATGGTGGAATTTATCGCCTAGAAGTGCCCAACGACAGTCTAGTTATTGTGAGTGGTTTGGAGTATGTCCAAGAATTTTGCGATGAAAGTCGTTTTGACAAAAAAGTATTTTCGGCCCTAGAAAAAGTGCGTGACCTTACTGGAGATGGGCTTTTTACGGCCCATACAGAAGAGCCCAACTGGGGGAAAGCCCACCGCATTTTGACCCCTGCTTTTGGTCCACATGCCATGCAAGATATGTTTGATAAAATGTATGATGTGGCCGAACAGCTTTGTGTCAAACTGCAGCGGCTTGGGCCTGATGAGCCCTTCAATGTTCCGGCAAATATGACGCGTTTGACCTTAGACACCATTGCCCTTTGTGCCTTTGACTACCGCTTTAACAGCTTTTACAAAAACGAAATGCACCCCTTTGTGGAGGCCATGTTGTTTATTTTGCATGAGGCCAATCAGCATATGCGGCGCCTACCGATCATGAACCGTCTGATGTATAAAACCAAGGAGCGTTATAATAAGGACATTCAATATATGTATACCGTGGCCCATAAAATTTTGGAGCAGAGAAGAAAGGCCGAGGAGGCCGAGCAGGTGGATGATCTTTTGGGCCGTATGCTTGAGGGAGTTGACCCCGAAACTGGTGAAAAGCTGAGCGACCAGAATATCATCTACCAAATGGTCACTTTTCTGATTGCAGGACATGAAACGACCAGCAGCATGATGGCTTTTACCTTCTATGAAATGCTCAAGCAGCCGCATATTTTGGCCCGTGTTCAAGCCGAGGTGGATGAGGTAGTTGGTCAAGAAAAGCTGCAGTTTCATCATTTGAGCCAGCTCAAATATATGGATATGGTCATCAAGGAGTGTTTGCGCCTTTGGCCCATTGCATCGGGCTTTAACCTTCGTTCCTTTAAAGATGAACAAGTGGGCGAATACCTGATTAAACCGACCGACTCCATTTTTATCTTTTTGCCCTCTTTGCATCGCGCTCCCATTTGGGGAGAAGATCCCAAGCTATTTAACCCCGAAAACTTTTCGCCAGAAAATGAAGCCAAAATTCCCCATTCGGCCTATCTCCCCTTTGGTAATGGCCGCCGCTCTTGTATTGGCCGCCCCTTTGCCTTTCAGGAAGCCAAACTGGCCATTGCGATGATTTTGCAGCGTTTTGATATTAGCTTGGCCGACCCCAATTATGAGCTAGTTTTAGATGAAACCCTGACCCTAAAACCCGATAACTACTTCCTCAAGTTTAAGAAACGGCCAGGCTTTAAGCCAGTAGAAAATGGCCCCAAAGTACCCGCCAGCCAAAGCCTAAAGTTAAAAGGCGGCAAACAGATTTATGTCCAAAACAAGCCCCTACTCTACCTCGCCTATGGCTCTAATATGGGCTCCTCGAAAAAGTTTATCCAACAACTAGCCGAAACAGCCAAAGTATTGGGCTACCAGCCTAGCGTGCATAGCCTCAACGAAGCCAAAGCATTAATGGCCCAAAATAAAGGGCATTATGTCATTATTACCGCATCTTATGAGGGGCAGCCCACCCATGATGCCGAAGACTTTGTCGATTGGATTATGGAACAGCCTGAAGGTAGTCTGAATCAGGTCCAATATAGCCTATTTGGTTGTGGAAACTCGGATTGGATCCATAGCTATCAGGCTGTTCCAAGAAAAATTGATGCCCAATTAAAACGCTTAGGCGCTCAGCCATTTTTGGCCCGTGGAGAAGGAAATGCCAAGCAAAACTTTTTTGCGTCTTTTAACCAATGGCATGATGAACTCTGGCCCGCCCTCGCCAAAAGCTTAGGACAAGATGCCATTAGTCCGATCAAGAAAAAGAGCTATAAGGTCCAGTTGCTACACGATTGGCATGCACAGACTTTGGGCGAAAATGATTTTGTTCGAGCTCAATTGCTGAGCAAAAAAGAATTGGTCCAACAAGATAGCCCCTTTGCTAGCTCCAAAATTGAGCTGCAAATTGAAGTCCCCGAAGGCCAAAGTTATCAAACTGGCGGCTACATTGATATTCTGCCCCAAAACAGCCCCGCAACTATTCAACGGGTGTTGCGCCACTTTCAAATGCAACATGACCCCTATGTCAAATTGGAGTCAGAAGAGCAATCTGTTGCCCTAAAGTTGCCTTTGGACCAACATATTCGCCTGACTGATTTGCTCAAGTATTATGTAGAACTACAACGGCCCGCAGGCAAAAAATGGCTAGAAGAAGTTTTGGCCCAAACCCGCTGTCCCTTTTCGGCCCAAGGCCTTCAACAGTTTATTGACCAGTATGAGAGCGAGGTTTTGCAGAAAAATCGAAGTTTGCTCAGTATCATCGAGCAGTTTCCTGGAGCAAAAATTGACCTTGGCCAATTTATTAGGGCGCTGCCCGCTATGCGCCCCAGAACCTACTCTATTTCTTCTTCGGTTAAACAGTCTGCAGATAAGGCTAGCTTAGTAATATCTTGCATTAAGGGAGCTGCCTGGTCTGGACAAGGAGAATACCAAGGATTAGCCTCTGGCTATCTCAGCCAATTAGAAGAAGGCCAACTCCTTTGGCTCCGCTTTACCCCCAATTTACCCAACTTTCCCGCCCCCAAAAGCGAAGATAAACTCATTCTTATTGCCGCAGGTACGGGGATTGCTCCCTTTAGAGCCTTTATGCAAGAACGCAGCCTAGAGAAAAACCCAGAAAAAGCAGTATTTTTCTATGGTTGCCGAGCCAAAGAAGTAGATCAACTTTATGCAGAAGAGTTTGCGCAATGGGAAAAAGAAGGTTGGTTGGATTTACGTCCCGTTTACTCTAAAGCACCCGAAAAAGAAGGCCAAACTTATGTACAACACCGCCTTTGGGCCGATAGAGATGCCTTCTGGGCCGCTTGGAAAGCAGGGGCCAAAATCTATATCTGTGGAGATGGCGAAGGCATGGCCCCCGCTGTCCGCCAATGCCTCATGGATATTTACCAAGAAAAGGCCCAAGCTAC